From the genome of Nicotiana sylvestris chromosome 2, ASM39365v2, whole genome shotgun sequence, one region includes:
- the LOC104213995 gene encoding autophagy-related protein 101-like, with protein MNCEIFQLKELDVDQFEIREVLRCIFHTIVFHRALGLVQPKEIDLELFDITYVQCGDVEVERKIDEKITQFIDRVEKHPNRKHQICLSFYEVRNKQATWFTNKVERHYWEHWYVNLSVAHHPKADSGKSHHPKVVNAGESASEERDAQRSGLESSLREVLFQIIKCGNEKKDHIPSVPNIEGASFPFEITISSSSDSAFGMEMLKRMLQTGHPNMLS; from the exons ATGAATTGTGAAATTTTCCAGCTGAAAGAACTG GATGTGGATCAATTTGAGATACGAGAAGTTCTACGAT GCATTTTTCATACAATCGTGTTCCATAGAGCATTAGGTTTGGTGCAGCCAAAGGAGATTGATTTGGAACTTTTTGACATTACATAT GTGCAGTGTGGTGATGTTGAAGTTGAGAGGAAAATTGATGAGAAGATTACCCAGTTCATTGATAGGGTGGAGAAGCACCCCAACCGGAAACACCAG ATCTGCTTGTCCTTCTATGAAGTAAGAAACAAACAGGCCACATGGTTCACAAACAAAGTTGAACGTCACTATTGGGAACACTGGTATGTAAATTTGAGTGTGGCTCATCATCCAAAAGCAGATTCTGGCAAGTCTCATCACCCCAAAGTTGTTAACGCGGGAG AGAGTGCATCTGAGGAGAGGGATGCTCAGCGCTCAGGACTGGAATCATCTCTTCGTGAAGTTCTGTTTCAGATCATCAAATGTGGAAATGAAAAGAAGGACCATATTCCCTCAGTACCAAATATTGAAGGTGCCTCGTTTCCCTTTGAAATCACTATCTCAAG TTCATCAGATTCTGCTTTTGGGATGGAAATGCTCAAGAGAATGCTCCAGACAGGGCATCCAAACATGCTCAGCTGA